Within the Tessaracoccus flavescens genome, the region GCGGTCGCCCATGCGCTGGCTGAGGAATCCGATGGTGGCGATCGCCGCGATCCCGAGGTCGCGCTTGGTGATCCCGTCGGTCCCCCAGTTCATGGAGGGCGTGGCGTCGAGCAGTGCCCACACCTCGAGTTCGCGGTCGGCCATGGTGTCGCGGACGTGCGGGACCGTGGTGCGGGCGGTGACCGCCCAGTCCATCTTGCGGACGTCGTCCTGGCCCGGCTGATAGATGCGCGCGTCGTTGGTGTCGGACCCGGGGCCGGGCAGCAGGCCGAGGTGGTCGCCGTGCAGGAAGCCCTCAAGCCGGCGCACGATGGTCAGCTCGAGCCTGCGCAGCGCCGCCTCGGGGGCAAGCTTGTTGAGCGGGATGGTGGGACCGGACGGCGGCTTGAGCACCGACATCGCCGCCCCGCGACGGTCGTCGGGGGCGAGCATGGGCGGCCCCTGTGGCGGTGGGCCGTTGAAGGAGAAGTCCGGCTGGGCCACGATGTCCTAGGCGCGACCGGGCTGGTGCGCGTGCTGTTCGTGGCTGGCGCGGCGCTGTTCCTGGTTCCACACTGGGGTGGGTGCGGGAACCATGGCCAGGATCCGCTCGACGACGTCGATCGGGTTGATGTTGTCGGCGATGGCGTCGAAGCCGAGCACGATGCGGTGCGCCATGACGTCCTTGGCGACTGCCTGGACGTCGGTGGGCAGCACGTAGTCGCGCCCGTTGATCAGCGCGAGGCCACGTGCGGCCGCGACGAGGCCGAGGGTCGCACGGGGCGAGCAGCCGATCTGGATCACGTTGTCGAGATCGGGCATGTCAAAGTCCTTGGGCGCACGCGTGGCGAGGACGAGGCGCACGATGTACTCGGCGACGAGGTTGTGCACAAAGACGTTGGAGGCCATGTCCTGCAGGTGCAGCACGAGGTCGGTGTCGAGCACCTGCTCGGCCTCCGGCGGGCGCACGCTCATGCGGCGCAGGATCTCCAGTTCCTCGTTGCCGCGCGGGTAGGGCACGTCGACCTTCATCAGGAAGCGGTCGCGCTGCGCCTCCGGGAGCGGGTAGACGCCCTCGGACTCGACGGGGTTCTGCGTCGCGATGACGATGAACGGCTTGGGCGCGGGGTAGGTCTTTCCGCCGATCGAGACCTGCTTCTCCGCCATCAGCTCGAGCATCGCCGACTGCACCTTCGCTGGTGCGCGGTTGATCTCGTCGGCGAGGACGAAGTTCACGAAGACGGGGCCGAGTTCGATCTCGAAGCTCTCGGAGTTCGCCGAGTAGATGCGCGTGCCGACGATGTCCGAGGGCACCAGGTCGGGGGTGAACTGGATGCGGGCGAAGTCTCCGCCCACGACGGTCGCGAAGGAGCGCACCGCGAGGGTCTTCGCGACGCCGGGCACGCCCTCGAGGAGACAGTGTCCCTTGGCGAGGAGCGCGACCATGAGCTGCTGCACCATGTGCTCCTGGCCGACGATGACGCGCTGGACCTGGCTGATCGCCTGGCCAAGGACCTGTGCCGCATCGGCGACGTTGGCCGGCAACTTCGCGGTTTCGGTGGGCGGTGTGCTCACGCGGTGCTCCTTCTGGAATAGAGATCCGCGTCTACGATAGCGCCCAAGTCGGAGCACCCAACTGTGATGACGTCGCCCGGATGCCCATCGGTTGCTTGGGGTGATGTGGTTCGATAGGTGACGATGAGCACTGAGGATCAGCCCGAACAGGGGTCAGGTGAGGCGCGCGACGCGCAGCGCGCCGCCCCGCCGGAGGCATTCGACGACACTCCGACGGTGACTCGCGCGGCCTCGAACCCCGTGCCGGAGACCGCCCCGGTCCCGCCCGTCGAACTCGCCCCTCAGTTCCCCCTCGCCGATCAGGACCCGGTGAAGGTGGGCGACTTCTGGCTCGACGCCCGCCTTACCGCCACCCCAGCGGGCATGGCCTTCGTCGCCCACGAGGACGGGGGCGACTCCGTCATGCTCCTTCTCCTCTCGGAGGGCGCCGCCCGGGACGCGGCGGCAAGGGCACGCTTCTCCGGCGAGATCAACGCCATGCACATCGATACGGTCGTCGCCCGCGGTGGCGAGGGCCAGAACGAGGGCCGGATGGCGGGCCGGTTCCGCAGCGAGGACGACGACCCCGTCCTGGAACGCAAGGCTCCCCTCGCCCCGTGGGTCGCGCTCGCTTTCGACGGCTCGCAGCGTGCCGTCGACGAGGCTGCCCGCATCCTGCTCGCCATCGACCTGACCCGCACTCCCCCGCTGAGCAAGCCTTCGGGCCCCGACTACCGGCTGCACTGGATCGACAAGACGGGCCATGGCGCCACGCGCGTCTGGCCGCTCCCTTGGCCGGGCCGCAGGGAGCGCGCCGGCTGGATCACCATGCTGGTCGCCTTCCTGCTGATGGCCCTGATCGCAGCCCTCGCCCTGCTGCTCGCGATCCTGGTGTTCCAGAACCAGCCGCTCGTGGACGCGCCTCAGCCGATTCCTTCGCCGGCTTCGGGTTCCGGGTCCGGATCCGGGTCACCGCAGTCGGGCAGCCCGAGCGGCGGCGGAAGCCCCGCCTCGCCGAGCCCCGGAGACGACGGCGGCCCCTACAGCGACAGCCCGTCGATGGTCCAGCCGAGCGGAGACCAGTCCGGCCCGGGCAATCCGTCGCCCAACCCGCGCCTGTAGCCGGCCCGCCGTCACGCGCAGCGGCTCGCGACGCTATGCTTTTCGCCTGGTTGGGGGCGTTAGCTCAGCCGGTTAGAGCAGCGGACTCATAATCCGCCAGTCGCGGGTTCGAGCCCCGCACGCCCCACCCAATGTGTCTTACGGGAACCCGCGACATCGGAGGATGTGGAGTGTTCCTGTTTGGCTTCCTTGCCTTCGGCTGCCTCATGAACGATGGTCGCGAACGGTTCGGCGAGGAGCGGGCGTAGCTGCTCGTCCTCGGTGATCTCCAGCCGCGTGTAGAACGCTTGGTTCGCCAGTCTCCTGCTTCCGTCGTCGGAGTGGGCGTAGGCGCGGTGAGCGTCGGTGAGCAGCCGCAGGCTGTCGTGGAGGAACGCTCGACCGCCGACGTGTTGCTCGTCGTGCTCACGCAAGCGCTGCTCGATGTTGGCAAGCCCGGCTCGGATTCGGTCTTGGTGCCGCTTGAGGGTGGGCAGGTCGATGGCGTCGGCGAAGTGTGCGGCAAGCAGCTTGTCGCTCTCGGCTTCCAGGCGCGCCCGATTCGCGGTGAGGTCGGCGAACTCCTGATCCTTGCCCGCGTTGCGCTTGTCGAACGCGGCGTCGACCTCGGCAGCGAGGTGCCGGTAGTCGCCTTCGCTGATCGTGATGTTGGCGTAGAAGTCCGCAACGAGTCGTTCTGCAACCTGCACCGGCACCGCCCGTCGAGTGCAGTCGGTCTTCTTCGCGGCTCGGCCGGAGCAGACGAAGTAGGCGTAGGTCGTGCCTCTCGGGTTGGTGGCGAAGTCGAGCAGCATTCTCGACCCGCAGGTTCCGCAGTGCAGCAGCCCTTTCAAGTGGTGGGCGTGCTGGACGTGTCGGGTTGCGTGCGCGTTGCGCGCCTTCAACAGCGATTGCACCTGATCGAACAGAGCGGGCTCCACGATGGGCTCGTGCGCGCCAGGGTGAAGTGCTCCCTTGTAGCGGATGACTCCGGCATAGTAAGGGTTCGTCAACACCCGGTAGAGGGCATTCTTCCCCAGCGGCTTCGACGGACGCTTTGGCGACGGCACCGACACCAGGCCTCGCGCCGTGAGGTCGCGGAGCAGCGCAGTCACGGAACCCTCGCCCTTGGCGTACTGCTCGAACGCCCACGCGATCAGTGGGGCACGTTCGGGATCGACCTTGACTGTGCGCACCTCGCGGCCTTGTTCGTCGGTCCGGCGGACGTTAAGGTAGCCGACCGGTGCGCGCATCGGGGTGCCGCCCTGCGCGGCCTTCTGCGACAGGCCCTTGGTGACTTCGGTGGCGAGGTTGCGGCTGTAGAACTCCGCAATCGAGGACATGATGCCGTGGAGGAGCATCCCCGAAGGCGTCTGGTCGATGGACTCCGTCGCCGACACGAGCGTGACACCTGCGCTGATGAGAGCTTCGTGAATCTTCACGTCGTCGGCGCGGTTGCGGGCGAGCCGGTCGAGCTTGTGCACGATGCAGAACTGCACCCGCGACGCGGCGATGAACGCCAGCATGTCCTGTAGCCCGTCGCGATCCGCTGAGCGCGCTGATTCTCCGGCGTCGATGAACTCGCGCACGATCCGCGCGCCCAGCTCGTCGACTTTCCTCGCGTTGGCCTCGCGCTGGGCGGGGATCGAGAAGCCTTCCTCGGTGCCGCCGCGCTCGGCCTGCTCCCGCGTCGAGACGCGGAGGTAGGACACAGCCAGCATGACAGGGGTCTCGGCGGCCCGCTCGGACGTCGTGGTGTCGAGTGTCGCGGTGCTCATGGTGGGCCTCCTTGCCGGGGTGCTTCTTGGTGTCGATCCTCTCGCGCACCCCTGACAGAACGAAGAACTCAGTGGCGCGCAGACGCCAGGTCCTCGGGCGGTGGAAGCCCGTAGGGATCGGGATCGCCACTCACCCACGCGCGGTGACGAGCCTCTGCGATGCCCAGCACCCACTCGATCAGCTTGCCGAGGTCAGGCTCCTCGCGCCGCGTCACCCGCAGCCTCAGATTCCTCTCGTCGCCTCGCATGACAGACAGGTGCACGGGCCTCCACACGATGCACACCTTCGCCCTTCCGCCCGTCACCACTTTGAGGTCACACGCATCTTGCAGATCGAGGACTGGACACTTACGTCGGTGACGAAACCGACGTACCGTAGAACATGGCCACCAAACGCTACGACCCCACAGCGACCGACTTCAACGGCCGCTACGCCCGCTGGGTCGCCGCCCTCGAATCCGGCACCGAAGCCGAGCTACTCGAAGCCACCATGGCACTCCCGACGCTCAACAAGCGCGTACTCAAGAAGCTCGCCGGAGTAGACCGAGACGAACCAGACTCGACGGTGCGGGCGGAGCAGAAGCGCGTGATCGTGCTGCTCAGCGAGATCAACGCCAACCAGGCCGCACGCCTCCGTGAACGGAAGCAGGCGGAGCAGCGCCGCCGCGACCGAACCGTGCGTGTCGAGCGCCGAGTCGAGCTACCCGCTACCTGCGCCAGATGCGGAACCAAGCTCAAGAAGTGAAGACCACGGGCAGGCCTCGCCTGTACTGCTCGCCCGCCTGCCGCAAGGCCGCCTACGAAGACCGCCGCGCCCACCGCGACGGTGCGGTCCAGGTGCAGATCGTTGAGAGACTCGTCACAGAGGTGCGAGAGCGCCTCATCGAGGTACCTCATCCGAGGAGCGACTGCATCGATGCCGTGCTCTACGACAACGATGCTCTCGTCCAGGCCATGTGGGTGCTCATCGACAACGTCGCCGACCAGAACTACGAAGCGTTCAGCCCGGCTCAGTCACGATTCTGGGATCTCTACAACAACGTCGAAGTCCTCTACGAAGCGCTCGTGAAGCGTGCAGCAGCCGATGACCGTCGCCCTGCCGCGCCCGACGAGTCGACGCCGAGGAACAAGCACAGGCGCAACATGCAGCTCATGACCCGGCGGCATCCGCCGATGGGAGCGATTGACCAGTAGCACTCGGCGTGCTCCCCGGTCGCTGTCGGTGGTCCCAGATACGATGAGAGCGTGTTGGCGACAGACCTCCTAGGCATCGCCGAGGTCGAGCGAGTCGCCGCCCTCGGCGGCCTCGACGCGCGCACGCAGAGCGACCTGGGGCAGTTCTTCACCCCCGCCGCCGCCGCTCAGCTGATCGCCTCCCTGCCGAGACTGCCATCGACCGGCACACTGCGCGTGCTCGATCCTGGAGCCGGCTCCGGCATGCTCACCGCAGCTTTAGTGAGCCGCGTGTTGACAGAACAGCCGGAGTTGTCGGTAGAGATCGTCGCAGTCGAACGAGACCCTACCATGCTGCCACACCTTCAGGCAACCCTCGCCGAGTGCGAGCGCGCTGGGGAAGGTCGAGTGGTGGCGGAGGCCGTCGTGGCCGATTTCATTCTCGACTCCACGGGCTTAGATGCCTCACTCAATCCGGATGCACAGTTCGATCTAGTAATCGAGAATCCGCCTTACGGAAAGCTCGCGGCGTCAAGCACACACCGAACCGCCATGCGTGCCGCCGGAGTCGATACTCCGAACCTCTACGCTGCGTTCCTTGCCCTGTCTGTAGCAGCGCTGCGGCCCGGTGGGCAGGTTGTTGCGATCACACCCCGATCATTCTTCAACGGCCCGTACTTCGGCGGTTTTCGCTCCCACTTGCTCGACTCCATCGCGCTTGACCGGGTACACGTCTTCGACTCCCGCTCGACTGTGTTCGCCGACACGGGCGTGCTTCAGGAGAACGTCATCTTCTCTGGAACTCGGGGAGCTAGTCCCGATGTCGTTGAGCTTTCGGTCAGCCGCGACCACACCGACGACATCGCGTCGCGCCTCGTACCCTACGACGATGTCGTCTTCCCAGATGACCCCAACCGATTCATCCGACTGGCAACCGATGTCGAGGACACCAGGGTTGCCGAGCTGGTGCTGTCCCAGCCTTGCGCACTGACCGATCTTGGCGTACAGGTGTCGACCGGGCGGGTGGTGGACTTCCGTTCACGCCATGCGCTTAGCGGCGTCGAACTGCCGGAGGCGGTACCGCTGATCTATCCGGGCAATCTCCGGGACGGTGGAGTGCTCTGGCCTCGGGCAATCCGCAAGCCTCAATGGTTCCAACCGATCGACGACAAACACCGGGCGATGATCCTCCCGGAGGGCTGGTACACCGTCGTCAAACGGTTCAGTGCGAAGGAAGAGCGCCGACGGATCGTGGCATCAGTCTGGTCGCCTAACGACAACCCTGGTGAAGTGGCCTTCGAGAACCACCTCAACGTGTTCCACATCGGAGGTCGCGGGCTGGACGAAGACCTCGCTAGAGGCATCTCGGTCTGGCTCAACTCGTCGGTAATCGACAAGTTCTTCCGCACCTTCTCGGGCCACACTCAAGTCAACGCCACCGATCTCCGCACCCTGCGGTTCCCAAGCATGGAGACCCTGCGTCGCCTCGGCCGGACCGCCGTCGTGTCGCAGGTCGAGGTCGACTCGCTTGTCAAGGAGTTGATTGCCGCATGAGCGAGCTGAGCAACGACGCCTACGAACGAGTCGAAGATGCCCGCATCGCCCTGGAGACGCTCGGCATGGATGCAGAGCGCAGCAACGAACGTTCCGCGCTCGTGCTCCTGGCGCTCTTGCGGCTCACACCCGCTGAGTCATGGGCAGAAGCAGCCAACCCGATGCTCGGAACACGGGCGATCATGGATTTCATCCGCGAAGAGTACGGCAAGGACTACGCTCCGAACACTCGCGAGACCGTCCGACGGTTCACACTCCACCAGTTTGTGGAAGCACAACTCATCGTCCAGAACCCTGACGAGCCGCAACGCCCCGTGAACTCGCCCAAGTGGAACTACCAGGTCACAGGAGAGGCGCTGGACGTGTTGCGCGCCTACGGCACCGACGCCTGGCAATCTGCAACCGACCGATACCTTGCTGACCTGCCCGGCCTCAAAGCACGCTACGCGGCCGCGCGCGAGATGGATCGCATCCCGCTGACACTCCCGGACGGCTCGATCTTCACCCTGACGCCCGGCGGGCAGAACGTGCT harbors:
- a CDS encoding AAA family ATPase, producing the protein MSTPPTETAKLPANVADAAQVLGQAISQVQRVIVGQEHMVQQLMVALLAKGHCLLEGVPGVAKTLAVRSFATVVGGDFARIQFTPDLVPSDIVGTRIYSANSESFEIELGPVFVNFVLADEINRAPAKVQSAMLELMAEKQVSIGGKTYPAPKPFIVIATQNPVESEGVYPLPEAQRDRFLMKVDVPYPRGNEELEILRRMSVRPPEAEQVLDTDLVLHLQDMASNVFVHNLVAEYIVRLVLATRAPKDFDMPDLDNVIQIGCSPRATLGLVAAARGLALINGRDYVLPTDVQAVAKDVMAHRIVLGFDAIADNINPIDVVERILAMVPAPTPVWNQEQRRASHEQHAHQPGRA
- a CDS encoding BsuBI/PstI family type II restriction endonuclease, translating into MSELSNDAYERVEDARIALETLGMDAERSNERSALVLLALLRLTPAESWAEAANPMLGTRAIMDFIREEYGKDYAPNTRETVRRFTLHQFVEAQLIVQNPDEPQRPVNSPKWNYQVTGEALDVLRAYGTDAWQSATDRYLADLPGLKARYAAAREMDRIPLTLPDGSIFTLTPGGQNVLLKAMVEDFCPRFTPGGQVLYIGDAGDKWALFERETLSSLNIEVDEHGKMPDLVIYLPDRNWLVLLEAASSHGPVDSKRQAELTNLFAQSTAGLVYVSCFPDRAEFRKYVDKIAWESEVWCADHPTHMIHYNGERFLGPYA
- a CDS encoding Eco57I restriction-modification methylase domain-containing protein; this encodes MLATDLLGIAEVERVAALGGLDARTQSDLGQFFTPAAAAQLIASLPRLPSTGTLRVLDPGAGSGMLTAALVSRVLTEQPELSVEIVAVERDPTMLPHLQATLAECERAGEGRVVAEAVVADFILDSTGLDASLNPDAQFDLVIENPPYGKLAASSTHRTAMRAAGVDTPNLYAAFLALSVAALRPGGQVVAITPRSFFNGPYFGGFRSHLLDSIALDRVHVFDSRSTVFADTGVLQENVIFSGTRGASPDVVELSVSRDHTDDIASRLVPYDDVVFPDDPNRFIRLATDVEDTRVAELVLSQPCALTDLGVQVSTGRVVDFRSRHALSGVELPEAVPLIYPGNLRDGGVLWPRAIRKPQWFQPIDDKHRAMILPEGWYTVVKRFSAKEERRRIVASVWSPNDNPGEVAFENHLNVFHIGGRGLDEDLARGISVWLNSSVIDKFFRTFSGHTQVNATDLRTLRFPSMETLRRLGRTAVVSQVEVDSLVKELIAA
- a CDS encoding recombinase family protein, translated to MSTATLDTTTSERAAETPVMLAVSYLRVSTREQAERGGTEEGFSIPAQREANARKVDELGARIVREFIDAGESARSADRDGLQDMLAFIAASRVQFCIVHKLDRLARNRADDVKIHEALISAGVTLVSATESIDQTPSGMLLHGIMSSIAEFYSRNLATEVTKGLSQKAAQGGTPMRAPVGYLNVRRTDEQGREVRTVKVDPERAPLIAWAFEQYAKGEGSVTALLRDLTARGLVSVPSPKRPSKPLGKNALYRVLTNPYYAGVIRYKGALHPGAHEPIVEPALFDQVQSLLKARNAHATRHVQHAHHLKGLLHCGTCGSRMLLDFATNPRGTTYAYFVCSGRAAKKTDCTRRAVPVQVAERLVADFYANITISEGDYRHLAAEVDAAFDKRNAGKDQEFADLTANRARLEAESDKLLAAHFADAIDLPTLKRHQDRIRAGLANIEQRLREHDEQHVGGRAFLHDSLRLLTDAHRAYAHSDDGSRRLANQAFYTRLEITEDEQLRPLLAEPFATIVHEAAEGKEAKQEHSTSSDVAGSRKTHWVGRAGLEPATGGL